In one Rhopalosiphum padi isolate XX-2018 chromosome 3, ASM2088224v1, whole genome shotgun sequence genomic region, the following are encoded:
- the LOC132924847 gene encoding uncharacterized protein LOC132924847, with product MIPKPNKPPEKVTSYRPISLLPTLSKVFEKILLKRLIPLRQKLSLTLNLDSDPITLPFTTPQKQVDDPGVVQVSSASTSSDQPNLISPQCNKNTDRINDLSDLGDRESGPRRPELAAYKKTKFGEKFRSFRSRWYTECDWLEYSVQRNAAFCFVCRVFGPENSEDAWTRTGFNNWQKLIVKLKSHLATINHKTNESNMMAYKSSEKAGSLVTQLSSFHKEKVSRNCKYMSSLIEIILYIAKQGIAVRGHNERTDSINQGKY from the exons ATGATCCCAAAACCCAACAAACCTCCTGAAAAAGTAACTTCTTATCGCCCAATAAGTTTACTTCCAACATTATCTAAAGTATTCGAAAAAATCCTATTAAAGAGGCTCATACCACTACGGCAAAAATTATCCCTGACACTCAATTTGGATTCAGACCCAATCACTCTACCATTCACAACTCCACAGA AACAAGTTGACGATCCAGGTGTTGTTCAAGTTTCAAGCGCTTCTACTTCTTCAGATCAGCCTAATCTAATAAGTCCAcagtgtaataaaaatactgataGAATTAATGATTTGTCCGATTTGGGTGATCGAGAGAGTGGACCACGACGTCCTGAACTTGCA GCttacaaaaaaactaaatttggaGAAAAGTTTAGATCATTTCGTAGTCGGTGGTATACGGAATGTGATTGGTTGGAGTATAGTGTTCAACGTAATGCTGCATTCTGTTTTGTTTGTCGTGTTTTTGGACCAGAGAATAGTGAAGATGCATGGACTAGGACTGGCTTCAACAATTGGCAAAAA TTAATTGTGAAACTTAAAAGTCATTTAGCTACTATCAACCATAAAACAAATGAATCGAATATGATGGCATATAAGTCTAGTGAAAAAGCTGGATCATTAGTTACTCAATTGTCTAGTTTTCATAAAGAAAAAGTCTCAAGAAATTGCAAGTATATGTCgagtttaattgaaataattttatacattgcaAAACAAGGCATTGCAGTAAGAGGACATAATGAAAGAACTGATTCAATAAATCAAGGTAAATATTAg
- the LOC132924846 gene encoding LOW QUALITY PROTEIN: uncharacterized protein LOC132924846 (The sequence of the model RefSeq protein was modified relative to this genomic sequence to represent the inferred CDS: inserted 1 base in 1 codon), which produces INLTNWKVQEELIKISAILVTETIVGQILDTGHFALMVDEARSHKQEQLSVCVRYAVGLDIYERFLQFVDVSYGQNANQIVSAIYSSFKNCNLNMDTLNIVAXDGASVMSGHIGGVQAKIKEDYPYAIYTHCMAHRLNLVVVDFDTAIAVGVR; this is translated from the exons attaacttgacCAACTGGAAAGTTCAAGAAgaacttattaaaattagtgCTATCTTGGTAACAGAAACTATTGTTGGACAAATTCTTGACACTGGACATTTTGCTCTAATGGTCGATGAGGCTAGGTCTCATAAACAAGAACAATTGTCTGTATGTGTGCGTTATGCAGTTGGCCTCGACATTTATGAAagatttttacaatttgttgATGTTTCTTATGGCCAGAATGCCAATCAAATTGTTTCTGCTATTTacagtagttttaaaaattgtaatttaaacatgGATACACTTAATATTGTAG CAGATGGAGCTAGTGTGATGTCCGGCCATATAGGAGGTGTACAAGCCAAAATTAAAGAAGATTATCCCTATGCAATATATACACATTGTATGGCCCATAGGTTGAACCTGGTTGTTGTGGACTTTGACACGGCTATTGCGGTAGGTGTTCGGTGA